In one Niallia taxi genomic region, the following are encoded:
- the pstC gene encoding phosphate ABC transporter permease subunit PstC yields the protein MEKSSLPVRERLIKSNKTRLNGEVRGKVLVTLCAIIMISATIAITIFLSTKGLQSFIKNGVSPIEFLTSTNWNPTDPESPMYGALPFIFGSFAVTMLAALVAAPLGIGGAIFMTEIAPSWGKKILQPVIELLVGIPSVVYGFIGLTVLVPFIREHVGGLGFSLLSGTIVLAIMILPTVTTIATDAMATLPKSLREGSYALGATRWQTIRKVLVPAALPSLLTAIVLGMARAFGEALAVQMVIGNTRIIPGSILDPAGTLTTIITLNMGHTTYGSVENNTLWSMGLILLIMSFAFILLIRYLSSRRKV from the coding sequence ATGGAAAAATCATCACTTCCTGTTAGAGAGAGATTAATCAAATCTAATAAAACAAGGCTTAATGGTGAGGTACGGGGTAAAGTTTTAGTAACATTATGTGCAATTATCATGATTTCTGCTACTATTGCAATCACAATTTTCCTAAGTACAAAAGGTTTACAGTCTTTCATTAAAAACGGTGTAAGTCCGATTGAGTTCTTAACCAGTACGAATTGGAATCCTACTGATCCAGAAAGCCCAATGTATGGGGCACTGCCTTTTATCTTTGGTTCTTTTGCGGTAACAATGCTTGCCGCACTAGTTGCAGCACCACTTGGAATTGGAGGAGCTATTTTCATGACTGAAATTGCTCCATCATGGGGGAAGAAAATACTTCAACCAGTAATTGAGTTGCTTGTTGGTATTCCTTCCGTTGTTTATGGATTCATAGGGCTTACAGTATTAGTGCCTTTTATCAGGGAGCATGTAGGCGGACTTGGTTTCAGTTTATTATCTGGAACAATCGTCTTAGCAATCATGATCCTGCCGACAGTTACGACAATTGCAACAGATGCAATGGCGACATTGCCTAAATCATTGCGTGAAGGATCTTATGCACTTGGTGCTACGAGATGGCAAACAATCAGGAAAGTACTTGTTCCTGCTGCCCTTCCTTCATTGTTAACTGCAATCGTTTTAGGTATGGCAAGAGCGTTCGGGGAAGCATTAGCGGTTCAAATGGTTATCGGTAACACGAGAATTATCCCTGGAAGCATTTTAGATCCAGCCGGAACATTGACAACTATCATCACATTAAATATGGGTCATACAACATATGGAAGTGTTGAAAACAATACACTATGGTCAATGGGGCTAATCTTGTTAATTATGTCATTCGCATTTATCTTGCTAATCCGTTATCTGTCATCTAGGAGGAAAGTATAA
- a CDS encoding phosphate ABC transporter substrate-binding protein produces the protein MKSLKKLSLLLLVAALMAFIAACGGNDNTSGDNNEDNGSEEKLSGTLTVSGSSAMQPLVAAAAEEFMAENPEVDIQVNAGGSGTGLSQVSEGSVDIGNSDVFAEEKEGIPADELVDHKVAVVGMTAAVNPSAGVKDISKEDLIKVFTGKITNWKDLGGADQKITLVNRPDSSGTRATFNKYALDGATPAEGVTEDSSNTVKKIISETEGAVGYLALSYFTDDTVTPLAIDGVEATDEKVKTGEFPVWAYQHAYTKGEPNELAKAFLDYMAADEQKQLIEDQGYIPGSEMKVERDAEGNQK, from the coding sequence ATGAAAAGTTTGAAAAAGCTAAGCCTGCTTCTGCTTGTTGCAGCACTTATGGCATTCATCGCTGCATGCGGAGGAAATGACAACACAAGTGGAGATAACAATGAAGATAATGGTTCAGAAGAAAAACTATCAGGCACTTTGACAGTTTCTGGTTCATCTGCAATGCAACCATTAGTAGCTGCTGCTGCTGAAGAGTTTATGGCTGAAAATCCAGAAGTTGATATCCAAGTGAACGCTGGTGGTTCTGGTACAGGCTTATCACAAGTTTCTGAAGGTTCCGTAGATATTGGAAACTCTGATGTTTTTGCTGAAGAAAAAGAAGGAATTCCTGCTGATGAGCTAGTTGACCACAAAGTTGCTGTAGTAGGCATGACAGCTGCTGTTAACCCATCTGCTGGAGTTAAAGATATATCTAAAGAAGATTTGATTAAAGTATTTACAGGCAAAATCACTAACTGGAAAGACCTTGGTGGTGCTGACCAAAAAATTACATTAGTTAACCGTCCAGATTCTTCTGGTACTCGTGCAACTTTCAATAAATATGCATTAGATGGCGCTACACCTGCTGAAGGCGTTACGGAGGATTCTTCAAACACAGTTAAGAAAATCATCTCTGAAACTGAAGGAGCTGTAGGTTACCTTGCACTTTCTTACTTCACTGATGACACTGTAACACCACTTGCAATTGACGGTGTAGAAGCTACTGATGAAAAAGTAAAAACTGGAGAATTCCCAGTTTGGGCTTACCAACATGCTTACACTAAAGGTGAGCCAAATGAACTTGCTAAAGCATTCCTTGACTACATGGCTGCTGATGAGCAAAAACAATTGATCGAAGACCAAGGATATATTCCTGGCAGCGAAATGAAAGTAGAGCGTGACGCTGAAGGAAATCAAAAATAA
- a CDS encoding IclR family transcriptional regulator has protein sequence MSNVQSLERALTILNKLSEYPDGLQIARLSEQVGLSKSTVHRLLATLTNMNYVEKDMDTDKYKLGLQTLFLARNFLNSNTLVHTAKPFLTKLCKEVNETIHLCTQDREEVLYVDKIESTQTIRMFSRVGSRAPMYCTAVGKVLLSGLDPEALEESLSKMEFVSKTAATISSKEELREEIDKVEQQGYALDNNENEKDLRCIAAPIYNHEGRIIASFSISGPSTRVTMDLINEVLVEKMQHYSADISRHFGFIS, from the coding sequence ATGTCAAACGTTCAATCACTGGAAAGAGCATTAACGATATTAAACAAGCTTTCTGAATATCCAGATGGCCTGCAAATCGCCCGCCTGTCCGAGCAGGTTGGCCTCTCCAAAAGCACCGTACACAGACTTTTGGCAACATTAACTAACATGAACTATGTCGAAAAGGACATGGATACAGACAAATATAAGCTTGGATTACAGACACTTTTCCTTGCAAGAAATTTTTTGAACAGCAATACACTTGTTCATACAGCAAAACCGTTTCTGACCAAATTATGTAAGGAAGTCAATGAAACCATTCATTTATGCACACAAGACCGAGAAGAAGTCCTTTATGTGGACAAGATAGAAAGCACACAAACGATTCGCATGTTCTCCCGTGTTGGCAGCAGAGCACCAATGTACTGTACAGCTGTTGGAAAAGTACTATTATCAGGGCTCGATCCCGAAGCTTTAGAAGAATCGCTCTCCAAAATGGAATTTGTCAGCAAAACAGCTGCTACCATCTCATCAAAGGAAGAATTACGCGAGGAAATAGATAAGGTGGAGCAACAAGGCTATGCATTAGATAATAACGAGAATGAAAAGGACTTACGCTGCATCGCTGCCCCTATTTACAACCATGAAGGCAGAATTATCGCAAGCTTCAGCATCTCAGGTCCTAGTACAAGAGTGACAATGGACTTAATAAATGAAGTGTTGGTTGAAAAAATGCAGCATTATAGTGCGGACATATCCCGCCACTTTGGCTTCATCAGCTAA
- a CDS encoding sugar kinase, with translation MSRIVTVGEPMALFAAESEGLLEEVDRFARFVAGAEVNFSIGMARLGHDVTYITKLGNDPFGKNIQGFLKNNDIDTSFVTFDDKHATGMQWKQKVSAGDPEVFALRKNSAASTMDIQSISSLSIADFQHLHLTGIPPALSTSCREMVYELARKAKAQGVSISFDPNIRPALWPDKKEMAAVINDIAFLADIVFPGMAEGRLLTGRETPEGIAQFYHAAGVKTVIIKLGPKGAYTSSEDKKFYTEGFKVHKVIDTVGAGDGFAVGVTSALLEDLPLEEAVRRGTAIGALAVMAPGDNDGLPDRKGLNDFMEPKLNR, from the coding sequence ATGAGCAGAATAGTTACTGTGGGAGAACCGATGGCCCTATTTGCGGCAGAGTCTGAAGGGCTTTTGGAAGAGGTAGATAGGTTTGCTCGTTTTGTGGCAGGAGCAGAAGTGAACTTTTCAATCGGGATGGCTCGTTTAGGCCATGATGTCACATATATTACGAAGCTTGGGAATGATCCCTTCGGCAAAAATATTCAAGGCTTCTTGAAGAATAATGATATTGATACGAGTTTTGTTACCTTTGACGACAAGCATGCTACAGGAATGCAATGGAAGCAAAAGGTTTCCGCAGGAGATCCAGAAGTGTTTGCTTTAAGAAAAAATTCTGCTGCTTCTACAATGGATATTCAATCAATAAGTTCATTGTCTATTGCAGACTTTCAGCATCTCCATTTGACCGGCATTCCTCCAGCATTATCAACGAGCTGCAGGGAAATGGTTTATGAATTGGCGCGTAAGGCGAAAGCGCAAGGGGTATCGATTTCATTTGATCCTAATATTAGACCTGCACTCTGGCCAGATAAAAAAGAGATGGCGGCAGTTATCAATGACATTGCCTTTTTAGCTGATATTGTCTTTCCTGGCATGGCAGAGGGAAGGCTGCTTACGGGCAGAGAAACTCCTGAAGGAATAGCTCAATTTTATCATGCTGCTGGTGTAAAAACCGTAATCATAAAGCTTGGACCAAAAGGGGCTTATACTAGTTCTGAGGATAAAAAATTCTATACAGAAGGTTTTAAGGTTCACAAAGTCATTGACACAGTTGGTGCTGGAGATGGGTTTGCTGTTGGTGTGACGAGTGCATTGTTGGAGGATCTACCGCTCGAGGAAGCTGTTAGAAGAGGAACAGCAATCGGCGCTCTTGCAGTCATGGCTCCAGGTGACAATGATGGACTCCCTGACCGAAAAGGTCTCAACGACTTTATGGAACCTAAATTAAATAGATAA
- the kdgT gene encoding 2-keto-3-deoxygluconate transporter, with amino-acid sequence MKIMKSIERIPGGLMLVPLFVGAIIHTFAPKSGEYFGSFTNGLMTGTIPILAVWFFCMGAGINLKSTGVVLRKSGTLLVTKIGVAWIVALVAGAFLPEGGVQTGFFAGFSILTLVAAMDMTNGGLYASMMQQYGTKEEAGAFVLMSLESGPLVTMLILGSTGIAFEPQAFVGAVLPFLVGFILGNLDSDFRSFFSKATHTMIPFFGFALGNTIDLGVIVKTGFAGVLLGILVIIVTGIPLMLADKFIGGGNGTAGIAASSTAGAAVANPMIIASMKPEFMPIAQSATALVAASVIVTSILVPILTAFWYKYMQKKNNKNSGSGVNTRAL; translated from the coding sequence ATGAAAATCATGAAGTCGATTGAGCGAATACCAGGAGGCCTTATGCTGGTTCCGCTGTTTGTAGGAGCTATTATTCATACGTTTGCACCAAAATCTGGAGAGTATTTCGGCTCGTTTACGAATGGGCTGATGACAGGTACAATCCCAATTCTTGCTGTCTGGTTTTTCTGCATGGGTGCAGGAATTAATTTGAAATCGACAGGAGTTGTTTTGCGGAAATCGGGAACGCTGCTGGTGACAAAGATTGGGGTTGCATGGATTGTTGCCCTTGTGGCAGGAGCATTTTTGCCAGAGGGTGGAGTACAGACAGGCTTTTTCGCCGGATTTTCGATTTTGACACTTGTTGCGGCGATGGATATGACGAACGGTGGTTTGTATGCGTCCATGATGCAGCAATACGGAACAAAGGAGGAGGCCGGTGCATTTGTATTGATGTCGCTTGAGTCAGGTCCGCTTGTGACGATGCTTATTCTTGGCTCAACTGGGATTGCGTTTGAGCCACAGGCATTTGTAGGAGCAGTGCTTCCATTTTTAGTCGGTTTTATTTTAGGAAATCTTGATTCTGATTTTAGAAGTTTTTTCAGCAAGGCTACACATACAATGATTCCATTCTTCGGATTTGCATTAGGAAATACGATTGATCTCGGCGTAATTGTAAAAACAGGCTTCGCCGGCGTCTTGCTTGGTATTCTCGTTATTATAGTTACAGGCATTCCATTAATGCTCGCAGACAAGTTTATTGGTGGAGGAAACGGAACAGCTGGGATTGCGGCTTCAAGTACTGCTGGGGCTGCTGTTGCCAATCCAATGATTATTGCAAGTATGAAGCCGGAATTTATGCCAATTGCCCAGTCTGCAACAGCATTGGTAGCAGCATCTGTCATTGTAACCTCCATTTTAGTTCCGATATTAACTGCCTTTTGGTATAAATATATGCAAAAAAAGAACAACAAGAATAGTGGAAGTGGCGTAAATACTCGTGCACTTTAA